In Saprospiraceae bacterium, the sequence ACGATCAAACTTGTATTTTTAACATATTGGTAAAGATAAACTACAGAAATTCAAGCCACTGTGAGTAGAAAATATCGTTTTAAATGTGAAATAATCGTAAATTTGCCGCCCATGTTTAAATCCTTTATCCGGGTACTGTTGGTTTTTTGTGTTGCTCTGACCATTTCGTGTAAAAGCGAGTTTGAAAAAATCAGGACCAGCAATGACACTGATACCATGTATAAGAAAGCAGTGGAGTATTTTGAAAACAAAGAATACTCCAAAACTCAAACACTTTTTGAATTGATAGTCAGCTCTTTCCGCGGCAAAAAAGAATTTGAGCAACTCAATTATATGTTTGCTTATACCTATTATTATCAAAAGGATTATACACTTGCAGCTTCTGCTTTCAAAAACTTTGCTACCACCTTCGTCTATAGTCCCTACAAGGAGGAGATGGAGTATATGCACGCCTACTCTTTGTACTTACAATCGCCCAATTTTAGATTAGATCAGGAGCCATCCACAAAAGCGATGGATGCGCTGCAGACATTTGTCAATACTTACCCCACTACTGACAGAGCCAAAGAATGCAACAAACTGATCGAGGGCCTGAGGAAAAAACTGGAGACCAAAGCATTTAGCCAGGGTGAGCAATATTATAATATGGGACAATATCAGGCGGCTATAACCACATTCAGCAATGTGCTCAAAGATTATCCTGATAGTAAAGATGTGGAGCAGATTCGTTTTCTTATCTGCAAATCAAGCTTCTTATATGCTGAAAAAAGCATCTTTGAAAAGAAAGAGGACCGGTACAATGACTGTATTACTTTCTCCAGCCTTTTTATATCTAAGTTTCCTAAAAGTACCAACAAGCAGGAAGTGCAGGACTATATTCAAATTTCTAAAAGTAAATTAAAACAATTAAAAAATGTCGGACATCAAAAACAAAGTGCAGGGAGTGGATCCTAATGTAAGAGCCCGGGATATAAAAGCCATGGCAGAAAAGACTGGCAATTTGTATGAGACGATCAGTATCATTTCAAAGCGAGCCAATCAATTAAACATGGAGATAAAAAAAGAACTCCATTTTAAATTGGAAGAATTTGCTGTCAGTTCAGATACCATTGAAGAAGTACATGAAAACAAAGAGCAAATCGAGATTTCAAAATTCTACGAAAAACTTCCTAATTCTGCCATCCTCGCAACGGAGGAATTTCTTGAAGGTGCTCTCAACTATCGTTACGCTGACCTGCCTAGCCGTGAAGATATAGCTGGCCTAGCTGAAGGTAGTTATAAAGAATAATCTTAACCCATCCTCCCCATGGGTGATCTGTCAGGTAAAAAAATACTGCTTGGTGTCAGTGGAAGTATAG encodes:
- the bamD gene encoding outer membrane protein assembly factor BamD, producing MFKSFIRVLLVFCVALTISCKSEFEKIRTSNDTDTMYKKAVEYFENKEYSKTQTLFELIVSSFRGKKEFEQLNYMFAYTYYYQKDYTLAASAFKNFATTFVYSPYKEEMEYMHAYSLYLQSPNFRLDQEPSTKAMDALQTFVNTYPTTDRAKECNKLIEGLRKKLETKAFSQGEQYYNMGQYQAAITTFSNVLKDYPDSKDVEQIRFLICKSSFLYAEKSIFEKKEDRYNDCITFSSLFISKFPKSTNKQEVQDYIQISKSKLKQLKNVGHQKQSAGSGS
- a CDS encoding DNA-directed RNA polymerase subunit omega, which codes for MSDIKNKVQGVDPNVRARDIKAMAEKTGNLYETISIISKRANQLNMEIKKELHFKLEEFAVSSDTIEEVHENKEQIEISKFYEKLPNSAILATEEFLEGALNYRYADLPSREDIAGLAEGSYKE